In Lolium rigidum isolate FL_2022 chromosome 3, APGP_CSIRO_Lrig_0.1, whole genome shotgun sequence, the genomic window GGTGAAATCTTTTACTGGTGCAAACTTCCGAGACCATTCATATATGTTCTGTCCAGGACAAGAACATCTTCAGAACTGATAGAAAGGCAGACTCGGATGCTCAATCCCCAAAGCATGCCATCAAATGGTGACGCTTTAATCCAATTATGTACAAGCAACTAGTTTGTGTAAGATTATTGCTCAAATAGCACCAACCTGTGCAATGCCGTGGTTACCAATCATCAAACACTGCGACTCCTAATACGTGATTCTAACAGGGAAATGTGCTCGGAAGGGTATGATGGTGGAGCATGATGGAGGGCAGGGAACAGAGGAGGAGACCTCGTAAACTGTTGCGCTGGATGGCGATGCAATGCCTGTGCTCCGGGGAGCAGGCCGTTCGGGTGGATGAGCTGGCACCAACAAATGGCGAAGTCGAGTTGCAGGCCAACAATGCCGGTATTCAGGAAGCCGAGTTGTCCCTTCGGGAGGGTGATTCCCTTAACTATGAGGTGCGTGCTTCCTCTTGTTAcataaatctttccttgacaaagTATGGTAATAGACTGAGGCAAACTGAGTACTTCTGTGGAACATGCTCATTGTTTGGAATTTTCTACCGCGGCGGCGCCTATGTTATGTTTCCTTATATGTTTGCTTCACGCTGAACGATACTATACGGAACTTAAGTGCTTGATTACGGAACTTAAGTGCTTGATCTGTTTATGTGACTATTTATGTGGCTTGTTGTCTACACTGTGTTGTAGCATAATGTGTCGAAAATATCCATCTTCGACAGTTTGTGCATTCTGTTCTGAAATTATGTGCCACCGCCTGCCATTTCTCTTCATTATGATTATACGATGTCTTTTATGCTAGTTTTTAGTTACCACCACATTCAGTACGACAATACAGTACATACACTGAATATGTGCATCCCGTGTGCAGATAAGTACCACATCAATCTATAGTTTTTTCTTCATCTCAAATGCTTTCACATGTCTAAGATAGCATCGACAATTTTTCAGGAAGCAAGGGCATTGCTAGCAAAAGTAGAATACCAACAGGGGCATGTTGAAGAAGCACTTCGTATGCTTAATGGGATAAATATACCTGCAATGGTTCCTGACGTGAAAATTTCAATCACTAGATTAGCAAGGGTTCAACCAGATTCCGGTTATCCCCCAATGTCCTTGCATTCTGTTAATCTAATAATGGAGACCATATATCTCAAAACTATAGCACTTCGTGATCTTGGGAAGTTCAAAGGTACAACCATCTCTTCCCTATATTTTGTAGGGTATTTTTCTATGGATGCCCATTATGAAAATCTTTTCCTTATTCTTGTAATGCTATTTCAAACATTACGTCAACTCACTTTTGTTTTGCAGAAGCTGCAGAGCAGTGTAGTATGATATTGGACGTTATAGAATTGGCACTGCCTGAGGGTTTACCAGCCAACTTTGGATATGGTAGTAACTTTAATGCAACAATATGCAGTGCCGTCAAGTTGCTTCCTGAGCTATGGAAATTAGAAGATTCCCCTCCTGAAGCTCTCTCGTCATATAGGAGAGCTCTTCTTAGAAATTGGAACCTCGATGCGAAGACCATTGGTACAATACAAAAGGAGTTTGCTATTTTTCTCCTATACAGTGGCTGCGAGGCCTGCACTCCAACCCTTCGACCCCAATCACATGGTTCATTTGTGCctgaaaacaattttgaagaaGCTATTCTTCtcttgatgattttattgatgaaATTCAACCTTGGAAGGCTTGAGAGAGACCTAACTGTGATGCATCATCTTACTTTTGCATTGTCCATGTCAGGGCGGTTAAAACCTTTAGCCACCCAGTTTGAGAAACTATTACCTAGTGTGTTACACAGCAGAGAGTGGATGTACAATGTTGCGTTGTGTTACCTGGCAGAAGAAGATGATCTAACTGCCCTCAATCTGCTCAGAATGATATTGAGGTTTGGAGAGGATTCCAGTTGTATCAAAGAACTTCTTCTATCTTCAAAAATTTGTAGCGAGAATGGTGCATGTGCTGAAGAAGGTGCCTCCTACGCACGCCGAGCCCTTGTTAGTCTAAATGGTGGTTGTGACCAGTTAGAGGTTGTTGCGGACCTTTTACTTGGCATTTCGCTCTCCCATCATGCTAGATATGCTTTGAGTGGTACGGCAAGAGATACTCAGCAGCGTGAAGCACTTGAGGTGCTCCGTGTTGCTGGAAAGAAGATGCAACCCAGGGATTACAAGTTACTGTACAATCTCAGCCTAGAAAATGCTGAGCAGAGGAAACTAGAGGCAGCAGCTTCATATGCAAAGAAGCTACTGAAATTGGAGAATGGATCAGAACTAAAGAGTTGGCTCCTTATTGCTCGGATCATGAGTGCTCAAAAACAGTTTAAAAATGCTGAATCTATTGTAAATGCTGCCCTTGATCAGACTGAGAAGTGGTGTCACGTAGATCTGTTGCAGACCAAAGCCAAGATTCAGGCTGCAAACGGGCAATTTAAGAAGGCAATTGAAACTTATACGCAGCTTCTTGCTGTCATTGAACTTAGGACGAAAAATTCCCGCTCTGGGAAGATGGTGTTACAGGTAGCTACTTCATGAAAACCTTTTTTGGAATTCTTTTCTAAAGGATATTACTGTCATGATTAATATTTTCACAATATTATCTTGTATTGCTGTACTAAGTATTTTTGCACATGTCATGACAAACTGAAAAATATGTATCTTTTTTGACAGACTAACCTCTTAGTATAAGAAAAAGCAGGAAGCACAACTTTTGTCATCtcgttttttcgataaagggaaatgCATTGATATCAAGCTGACATCACCTCCTGTTTTAATACAGTTGGAATGCCGTGCAGTTGCCCGATATATTAAATTTTAATGCTCGTATTGAGAGCATTGTTTTCTATGAAAGAGAAAAACTTAAGCCCGACATATTAAATTGTAATGCTCATATTGAGTGCATAGTTTTCCAagaaagaagtgagcctagctcatttGCTTAGGGAAGTGGATGCACCCGTTCAAGTCCGAGCAATttaggttcttattatttaaaaagaaaatcacttaccgtattcctttcaaaaaaaagaaaGGGGGAAAACTTAATTTGTTTATCGAATTTAATTCAAAGAAAAACAAACTCTCTAATACTGCTATGCTTTTTTGCAGGGCTCGAAGGATGATAGAAGTAGAGAAACAGAGACATGGTACGATCTGGCCCTTGTGTACCTAAGCTTGTCACAGTGGAGGGATGCAGAAATTTGCATATCGAAAATAAAAGCTATCAATGCATATTCCCCCTTGGCTTATCATTCTACAGGTGATTCATATTCTTCTTATCACCCAACTTCCCCGTTCTCAAGTAttattgcattattttgaattgtCAATACAAGTTCATTCTTAATACTTGTGATATTTACCAATGCAGGAAAGCTACATGAGGCAAGAGGGTTTCTCAAGGAAGCTCTTGGAGCATATTCCACAGCATTAGACCTTGAACCTAAGCACGTACCGAGTTTGATATCAGCCGCCGTTGCCCTTCGGCAGCTTGGCGGGAGGCCCTTGCCTGCCGCAAGGACCTTCCTAACTGACGCGCTGAGACTGGACAGAACTAATCATGTTGCATGTTTTAACCTTGGTTTAACCTATGAAGATGAAGGGGGTAGTTCATCAGCACTTGAAGCTGCTGAATGTTTTGAGACGGCTGCTCTTCTGGAAGAAACGGCCCCGCCGGAACCTTTCAGATGACATCGCATCAGTATTTTTATAGGGAATAATAAAACTGGGAGAAGTTGTAGATGATCACATATTATATTTAGGTTGAGCATTTTAGAAAAGAAGTATATGCAGTACAGGAAATAGTAAAATACAAACACATGTATGATCATAACTGCGTTGATTTTACCAACATCTTGAAATTACAGCATGACACATTACAACCAACATTTTTTTTGCTATGGATGTATATATTTGATTGTAATCTTGGAATATGACAAGTGTAATGGTGTAAATATCACTGCAATATCAGACCATTTTGAGCAGCAGGAAACACAAATAAGATATTGTAATGAGCACTTAAGGCAGACATCAATAACAGATGGATTTTATTTCTTTTAGTGAAAATAAGTTTAGCAGAGTACCATAACTGGAAGAACCACACTTAACATTCCATTAGGAAATTAGAGCATGTACAATCATCAATCATGACATCAGTGTCATTTCACACACTAACATCACACATTCAaatgctttcaaaaaaaaaaaaacatcacacATTCAAACATTCTCATGTTTTTACTAAATGCAACAAAACTTTCATCAATGACTACTACTGGAAAAAGTTCCACACTGTGGCATGCATACATCTTTGACCTAGCAACGAAATATTGTTGCCATATTTAAAAGGTCACATACAAAATTAAATTGGTACTACTTGTTCGCTTCATCAAATGATAGGAGAGTCTGGACAATAGATTCCATAGTTGATCTCTTTCTTCTATCTTCCTCCAAACAAGAAACAACCAGTTTGACCAATGTTCTAGCTTGTACATAGCTGAATTGTCCACTCAATTTGCAATCCACAAATCTGTCGATCCAAGATTCATCATTTCCTTCCAGTTTATCTGCAAGCGTTGTGACAAGCTTCCTGAGCATACTATGCACCTCTGCATCTGAACCGACGGTCAACTCCGAGACTCTGCTTCCAGATAAAAGCTCAAGAAGCACAACTCCATAGCTATACACATCAACTTTCGACGTGATAGGGAGGCCAGAAATCCACTCAGGAGCAATGTAACCTGTCGTTCCTCGGACATGAGATGTGTTCTCACTGGACCCACCTCTGCTTAGTAACTTTGCCAATCCAAAGTCAGTGATCTTAGGCTCAAAGTTCTTGTCCAACAGTATATTctcaggtttcacatcacaatgaATGACCCATTCCAAGCACTCATGGTGAAGATAGGCCAATCCTTTCGCAACTCCTAACGCAATATTGAACCGTTGCTTCCAGTCCAGCGAGATATTGTTTTTGTCACTGAACAAAATGCTAGCCAGTGAGCCATTCTCGATATATTCACAAACCAACAGCCTGTGAGATCCCTCTGAACAAAACCCCCATATTCTCACTAGATTCATGTGGTAAATCCTGGCAATCACACTCAGCTCAGCCTGGAACTCTTCCTTACCCCGACTAATATGCTCCAGCTTTTTCAGAGCAACTGGTCTTTCATCTTCTAAGACACCTTTGTACACTACGCCTGAACTTCCCCTTCCTAGCTCAACTTTGAAATCTATTGTCGCCTTCACTAGTTCTCCGTAACTGTATCTTCGAAAATGACTAGTCATCACTTTGTATCCTTCCTCGGCCGCCCATAACTCTGATGGCCTAAGCTCTCTTCCCAGAACAAAGAACCATGCGAATGCTATAAAGGAAACTTCAACAACAAAAATTGCAACTATGAAACCGTAGAAGTAGAACCACTTTGATTCTTCCACACCATTGTTATGCACTTCTAGATTTGGTAGTATGCTGCTCATCTGGTTGCAATCAAGACTAGGTGGTGCAGAATCAAACACGTCCGAGTAACGAAAAGTTGTGCTTGAAACATTCACCTTGGAAGGAAGCTTGAGATATATTGTTCGCACATCGGTTGATGGATAGGTCCGTCCACTAAAAAGACCAGCTTTCGGATAGCATGACCCTGTATCTTCCTGGTATTGAAAGCCTTTGCAGGTGCAGTCACCCATGCAGGTCCTCTTACAAGCATGTAAAGAAACCGAGCGAATATGCCGCTGATCGGAGCCCCAAAAATCTGTCTGCGGGAGTCTCACAAACTTCATAGGTTCCTGATTATGACATGTTATGTTGACAATAGCATTACAGCCTTCAGTCCAGTTACCTGGGTTCCTCATCACATAGCCTGGTGCGCATGAACATGCAGGTTTAGGTGAGTAGTGACAGATTCCATTAGGACCGCATACGCCATGGACGTTGCAAGCAAGGGACAGTGCTACCATTGAAATTTTCCATGAACCATCTGATTCATTCAAGCTGTACAACCGAAGATTACCGTCAGGATCCAGAGTTAGCCTTCTCTTAATCCCAGGCCCTGCATCAGAGGCCACAAGTGGTTGACCATCAGCAAAATCACTCGACCCAAAACTCCCGTTGTTGTCCAACATCCCCAACCTAGTATTGTTGTACTGGTTTCTATTATCCTGGTAGAGAGTCTGATCAGGGTCTGGCCAGTATATATCCGAAGCTTCAGGAGTGTCATATATAAGTGACAGTACTGATAGATCACTGAAACGGAAGATGTAGTTACCAGGAACAGGTGATTGGGTTGTAGGCACTAACTTTGTAGAAGCAGTGATGGGCTGAGTTGGTAGGAAAGTGTCTGTGGGTGAATCAAAACTTTGCCATATTGTCTTGCCATTGGTATCCTTCAAGATGAAATTCCCAGTATTCAACAGCTGAGCATACTGGACATTTCTGAAGTTGCCACCAGCTTGCCACACAACTGTGCCATCATAATCTCTTAGGACCATATTTCCATCCCTCTGCAAGGCCAGGGTTGACCTTTTGACATGGACAGGGCGGTCGCGATTTGCACTCCAGACGACGGTTTTGTTTGCCGCCTTGGAATACCATATTGAAAATGTGAAGGCATTGGTGTAGATGTTGTAGAAACCACAGGAGAAGGTGCCATCTGATGATTGCAGCATGTCAGTTTGGAAGGCTTCGACGGTTAGAGAGGATCTCAAGGGAAGAATGTCATGTGCTACAGCTCTTGAAATTGAAAGGAGAGCAAATGAGCAGAGGAGGGATGCGGTGGGAAGCAgaagtgaaggaggaggagccATGGTTGCAGACACGGTTTCAGCTAATGGCGGCACAAGTACTACTTATAAACCATTCATTTCTAGTGGAATTCAGAGTGCTTCAGTGTCCAATTTTTGAAGAACATTACTATCAATCAATAAGTAGTCCAAGTTAGGTTTTAGCAGTCGCTACGCTCGATGAAAAGTCCTCACGGAGAATGACACATCTTGGACAGATCAATGAAGACAATGTACAAGGCTTATAACTATCAGTCAAGGTGGGGTCTCTCTTATCCTTGTACAGCTAAGCTGATTGTTGCTTTGTATTGATTTTTTTGGACTCTACATTCAAAGGAATTGACAGTGAACCGTGTCGCCACCTTGAGAAGTGATTGTAGCAAAAACTGTGAAGCAGAAACATTTATCCAGAATCGTTTAAGCACTGATGTGGTTCAAGCCTATGACATCTTTGATTTACACTAGTTCAATGCCTCTGCCTTGCCACGGCCCACTTAATTTGTTTCTTGTCACACATGTACACATAATACACATGCAATTCACGTTCATAGAAAGACATAGCCACATAATATTCCAAAAATGGATTAAAATGTAGTTCAATaaaaacttgtaattcaatatgatatgcatcaaagaaacaacctAACAGTTATCCCTTGTTTACTAAGATTTCACTTCACTCATATCCTTGGATGGCTTAAAGTAATAGCATTCATAAAATGTCTGGAAACCATAAGGTTTGGTTAGCTAAAATCAACAATCACTAACATGCGGTGTCAAACATCTCGATAGATCACAAAACTGCTAGTAGTGGAACCATTTCTTTAAGCATAGTAAGCAAGGTCTGAGACTTATGAGATACAGACCTAATGTAAAAAGCTAGAAAGACGATATGAGCAACTCCATCCTGTCACTAAATCTCACTAACAAAATTTCACTCGTCTCTATCTCATTAATTTCTACAATTACCAAATCACTCTCTCGAGTGCAACATGTATACAACTGAATCTGATTGAGCTAATGTAGAATTTGCTGCCTCAGCACTTCCAAGTTCCAACACAAAAATTACACCACATATCAGCCTATTAGAACATATAGTATGATGTAACAAATAAACCAACACCGAATGTATATTACCATTACAAATACCATCTCATGACTGAACCTGTAATGCGCTCTTCTACAGCTAACTCAAAATGATCAGCTTCGGTAACACAAGTAGAACCTAGTTCAGGGCCTCTAGTTTGCCTGATGGAAACTTTATCAGAACAATTTCGTCATATGTAAACTATGGGCTGTCCTTCATTAATCATTATTCTCCAAGAAAAAATTGCTTGCTGCTCCTTATGTCCTCCCCTAGAACAACCAAAAGAGCAAAGGACATAGTATCAGTGTTTATCctccaacacaatcaagatatagAATGAGCTGAACATGGCACATCAAAATGAAAGAACTATAATAATAGTAGTCTTCATAAACACTACTCTTTCTACGGGTTCATTCTGATCTCTACAACCTCATGAAGAGGTGGTTCAGGCCTTCAGGGGAAAGTGGATAATGCAGAAGTGAATTCATACATCTAGATGGACACCGGTGTTTCGTCGAAACATAAAAGAGCACCCAGATACAGATGCATATCTGAATTTGTGGATGATGTAGTTCAAAAAAATGCCAAGTAAATGCTACTTGTGGAGTTGTGATGTGGTTTATTTACAATACTGATTAAGAAACCATCTTTTTTGTGGTGGTCCAAACAAAAGTACGCACTGCAAAAACAGTTACAGAAGAAGTAAACAGGGGCAAGCATAGGCAAAATGAATCAGATGTTTAGTTAGACTTTTGCAGCCACCATGCTCGATGAAAAGTCTTCATGGAGGATGACACGTCTTGGACTGATGAATGAAGACAATATACCAGGCTTATAACTATCATTCAAGGTGGGGTCTCCCTTATCCTTGTACAGCTAAGCTGATTGTTACTTCATAAATCATAACGATTATTTGGACTTAGCATTCAAAGGAATTGACCGTGGACTGTGCCGCCACCTTGACGAGTGATTGTAAAAAACACTGTCCTGCGCGGGAACACAAACATCAGGAGTATTCCATACTCCCTTTCTTTGTTCTGTAGTGGGCGTCAAAGATGTTCTCTATCTTACGGAAAATcaaaactgatcccgggtgcatatacACCCGGCTTATGAAATAAGAGCGTGTCCGCCGAGAGCACCAAGTTCTCCGGCTCGTCTCTTTCTGTGCCATCTTCACTGTCGTGTCTGTGAGTACTTCTCGGTCGGTGGCATCGGCCCAAGGCCACCATCCCCAGGGAGGTAGTACCACTCCATCACGAGCTCCTCGAGGCGCAGCGGAAGCTTAGCCTCATCGTGGGAGCACTCCATTACGGGCACGTGGTCAGTGCGGCGATCTCAAATGTTGTCAACATCTGTTACTGCGCATTTTGGAGACACATGAGTACGTGACGCCTCTCCTTAACAAGAATGACACAACAACCTACCTACCTCGCTCTAGCTGGAAATTTGTAGATCACTGGAATCATGCTATTGTTACCCATATAAATGCACCGTCTTCATATTTGCACAGGTAACATGACCAAAACATCCACGCGGAACATTCAAACACGCACACGAAAGCAAATCAAGAGTGCATCCATATTAATCCTAAATAATTAATTGCACGACAGGTAGTCTGACACACATGTACATTGTGAAATTGCTATGTGACTGTACCATATAAACTCAGCCTGCCTAATCTTCATCGCATACCAAGAGATCTTCTAGACATGAGCCGAGGCTGGGGCAATGTCgaccaagagatgttcacatgtatGGTCGCGAAGCCGAGGTCGAAAGCGAAGGGGTCACTTCCATGCGTGCTAGCTGGACTGATATAGAATCTCGCTACTTCATCACAATCCGATGAGCCACCACTCTGACGGATCTTCAGCTTCAGAGCCAACTTAGCGGACCTGGGAAAAGCAATCACATACTTACCTACCTCGTATCTCTGAACACCGCCACCAGCAGCAACCGCACACTTTTCTGGCTCATATCTCCGACGACCACCAGAAGAAACCAAATTCCTATACGGTTCACCCACAGTCATACCACCACTACCAACCACAGACTTCGCTAGCTTATATATCTGACAACCATCAGGACCAGGGATGACGCCATCAAACAGCTGAATCTCCTGGTGCACCAGACCACTGATATAAAATGCGGTGGCACGGAGGCTGAAGCCACCGAGCAGCTCCGCCACGCGGATCTGCACAGTGGCCTCGACCGAGCTTTGCAGGAGCCCGTAGCATATGTCCACTGAGCCGTAGTCGCCGTCGATGCGTTCCGTGGCCACTCTGCAGTGTGTCAAGGTCCGGTCATTGAACCAGACGGCACCATCGATGAGCTGCAGATCATCCTCTTCGTCATCCCCTCTCTTGATCCGCATGTCAAACTCGACTAGCACCATGTCGTGCCACCGGATGCCTCTCTTGGGGCCGGACATTTGAATATGTCCATCCTCTTGTTCGACGATGAAAGGATCGTCCCTGCTGCGGTTGAAGACGTAGTTACGTAGAGGGTCCAGAGTGTCCCGGACAGCCATGAATCCGTACACCTGAACTTGGTCACCAGCTGGAGGAGGATATGCCAGCTTCAGTGAGAAtatttgcatcatggtgcaaggatCGTGTGTTTCACAGGACCTCCAGTTCGTCGAGCAATTCTCCGTTGGCTCCGACTTCATCATTGACTCCAGCCCAGCTGATCGACAAGCAATAGAAACTTTGTAAATGCAATAGATCAATGCTTAAAACTCTTACCAAAACAAGGTGTACATAGGTGAAGTGCTCGTACGTCCAAGACTAGAAAACGGAATCATGACTTAATATGTAATACTGAAGAAGTACAGGAACAAACTACTATACAGTAACATCATAATCACAATTTGGGTTGGCCTCTCTTAGAAATCATATGATAAGCACGGTTTACACTAACTGACTAAGTATGGCAAAATTCATGCTGTTTCTGTCACAACAATAAATTTAGGAGCAACAGACAAACAATCCGAGGAAAATCAATACAAAATTCCTAATGTTGCGCATTGGCTCTGTAGTCGCAGAATCAGAGCTTAAATTGAAATTACAAGTCACACTAGTGTACAGTAAATATGTAGTCATGTCCTACTCGAAAATAGGGATTAGAAAAAAAAACACAAGTA contains:
- the LOC124701398 gene encoding protein NPGR2-like is translated as MMEGREQRRRPRKLLRWMAMQCLCSGEQAVRVDELAPTNGEVELQANNAGIQEAELSLREGDSLNYEEARALLAKVEYQQGHVEEALRMLNGINIPAMVPDVKISITRLARVQPDSGYPPMSLHSVNLIMETIYLKTIALRDLGKFKEAAEQCSMILDVIELALPEGLPANFGYGSNFNATICSAVKLLPELWKLEDSPPEALSSYRRALLRNWNLDAKTIGTIQKEFAIFLLYSGCEACTPTLRPQSHGSFVPENNFEEAILLLMILLMKFNLGRLERDLTVMHHLTFALSMSGRLKPLATQFEKLLPSVLHSREWMYNVALCYLAEEDDLTALNLLRMILRFGEDSSCIKELLLSSKICSENGACAEEGASYARRALVSLNGGCDQLEVVADLLLGISLSHHARYALSGTARDTQQREALEVLRVAGKKMQPRDYKLLYNLSLENAEQRKLEAAASYAKKLLKLENGSELKSWLLIARIMSAQKQFKNAESIVNAALDQTEKWCHVDLLQTKAKIQAANGQFKKAIETYTQLLAVIELRTKNSRSGKMVLQGSKDDRSRETETWYDLALVYLSLSQWRDAEICISKIKAINAYSPLAYHSTGKLHEARGFLKEALGAYSTALDLEPKHVPSLISAAVALRQLGGRPLPAARTFLTDALRLDRTNHVACFNLGLTYEDEGGSSSALEAAECFETAALLEETAPPEPFR
- the LOC124701397 gene encoding putative receptor protein kinase ZmPK1, whose protein sequence is MAPPPSLLLPTASLLCSFALLSISRAVAHDILPLRSSLTVEAFQTDMLQSSDGTFSCGFYNIYTNAFTFSIWYSKAANKTVVWSANRDRPVHVKRSTLALQRDGNMVLRDYDGTVVWQAGGNFRNVQYAQLLNTGNFILKDTNGKTIWQSFDSPTDTFLPTQPITASTKLVPTTQSPVPGNYIFRFSDLSVLSLIYDTPEASDIYWPDPDQTLYQDNRNQYNNTRLGMLDNNGSFGSSDFADGQPLVASDAGPGIKRRLTLDPDGNLRLYSLNESDGSWKISMVALSLACNVHGVCGPNGICHYSPKPACSCAPGYVMRNPGNWTEGCNAIVNITCHNQEPMKFVRLPQTDFWGSDQRHIRSVSLHACKRTCMGDCTCKGFQYQEDTGSCYPKAGLFSGRTYPSTDVRTIYLKLPSKVNVSSTTFRYSDVFDSAPPSLDCNQMSSILPNLEVHNNGVEESKWFYFYGFIVAIFVVEVSFIAFAWFFVLGRELRPSELWAAEEGYKVMTSHFRRYSYGELVKATIDFKVELGRGSSGVVYKGVLEDERPVALKKLEHISRGKEEFQAELSVIARIYHMNLVRIWGFCSEGSHRLLVCEYIENGSLASILFSDKNNISLDWKQRFNIALGVAKGLAYLHHECLEWVIHCDVKPENILLDKNFEPKITDFGLAKLLSRGGSSENTSHVRGTTGYIAPEWISGLPITSKVDVYSYGVVLLELLSGSRVSELTVGSDAEVHSMLRKLVTTLADKLEGNDESWIDRFVDCKLSGQFSYVQARTLVKLVVSCLEEDRRKRSTMESIVQTLLSFDEANK
- the LOC124694615 gene encoding uncharacterized protein LOC124694615, which encodes MESAGAPATPLVTSDDGSVMDEERRTENGRESCSSSSTAPLPPPPPRRGRVALRANGFPVDGVPRADVIEYYTHRDGAIYKRSTAGSLATLYQLHDTSETGLESMMKSEPTENCSTNWRSCETHDPCTMMQIFSLKLAYPPPAGDQVQVYGFMAVRDTLDPLRNYVFNRSRDDPFIVEQEDGHIQMSGPKRGIRWHDMVLVEFDMRIKRGDDEEDDLQLIDGAVWFNDRTLTHCRVATERIDGDYGSVDICYGLLQSSVEATVQIRVAELLGGFSLRATAFYISGLVHQEIQLFDGVIPGPDGCQIYKLAKSVVGSGGMTVGEPYRNLVSSGGRRRYEPEKCAVAAGGGVQRYEVGKYVIAFPRSAKLALKLKIRQSGGSSDCDEVARFYISPASTHGSDPFAFDLGFATIHVNISWSTLPQPRLMSRRSLGMR